The Orrella daihaiensis genome contains the following window.
CGATGGCGGTGCGCAACTCCACCGGCAGCTGTTCAATCACTGCGTTAACCGTATTGGCAATTTCGTGACTTGCCAGCACCGACTCCGGGGTGTTGTTGTCTGTTAGGTTGTCAATTTCATCAAAAGTTTCACCATCATCGGTTTGATTTAGGCTTGGGCTACTTGGGCGGCGCCCTTGGGAGGTGATCCAGTTGCGTGCCGTGTTGATCGCAATGCGATAGAGCCAGGTATAGAAAGCACTTTCACCCCGAAACTGCGGCAAAGCCCGATAGGCCTTTATAAAGGCCTCTTGCATCACGTCATCAATATCCGATTGATCACGCAACATTCTGGAGAGCAAGCGCTGGATTTTGCGCTGGTACTTCACGACCAGCAAGTCAAATGCCTGCTTATCGCCCTGCTGCACACGTGCCACTAGCTGGGCGTCTGCTTCGCGCTCACTCATGTGCCTCTCCGCGCATGCCAAAGAGCCAAGAGGGCAATTTTTCTAAATTCTTCTTTATTTTGCCCTTGTTTCCACACTAAGACATCAAATGCCTTATCAGCCCTGACACCAGACTGCGTATCAATCGGTCTGAGCCTCAGCACCATTGCGGTCCAGAACTGCCCAACCTCTTCAATCTGTAGACCAATAGAGCGGTCACCGCTTTGAAGCTCGCCCTCGATGAGCTCTGACGTAAAGCGCACGCCACGAAAGTGCCGGTGACAATCCCCCTCCAGACGCGAGTAGAGTCTCCATTTCCAGACCAAAGGGAAAACTGCCACAAAACACGTTATGTGCAAAACCATCGCCGCAGTGTCGATGGCGAGATTGACCAGTGATTGAAATACAACCGCGATTGCCGCTGAAACCAAAATCGCCTGCACAATGCGAGCAACTAGAGGGGTGGCGCAAGGCCGCCATTGGACTGTAATGGTTTCAGCTGCTGCGTTCTGCATCAAACCCGACGTACGACCATCGACCCGTTGGTGCCTCCAAACCCAAACGAGTTCGACAAGGCCACTTCGATCTGCATCGGGCGTGCCTCGTTAGCACAATAATCCAGATCACATTCGGGATCTTGATTAAAAATATTAATGGTGGGTGGAGAGACCTGATGATGGACTGCCAACGTGGTAAAGACCGCCTCGATACCCCCGGCAGCCCCAAGCAAGTGACCAGTCATGGACTTGGTAGAGTTAACCACCAACTTCTTGGCATGCTCCCCAAAAGCAAGCTTCAATGCCAGCGTTTCGTTCTTGTCGCCAAGCGGCGTGGAAGTACCGTGGGCATTGACGTAATTTACTGAGTCAGGGTTGATTCCGCCATTTCGTAAGGCGGCCAGCATACCGCGGCGTGGACCGTCCTGGTCAGGCGCAGTGATGTGGTGAGCATCCGAACTCATGCCATAGCCTGCTAGTTCACCGTAAATCTTGGCACCACGCTTTTTGGCATGCTCATATTCTTCAAGCACCATGACACCAGCGCCCTCACCGAGCACAAACCCATCACGATCCACATCCCATGGGCGCGATGCGGTTTTCGGGTCATCGTTTCGCGTGGACAATGCCCTCATGGCCGCAAAGCCCCCAACACCCAACGGTGTAACCGTTGATTCTGTGCCGCCAGCCAACATGACATCGGCATCGCCATATTCAATTAGACGCCCTGCATCACCTATTGAATGCAAACCCGTCGTACACGCTGAAACAACCGCATAAGAAGGCCCCTTAAGACCGAGCATGATTGACAGCTGCCCCGAGACGAGATTAATCAGCGAAGCCGGCACAAAAAACGGCGAAATGCGGCGCGCGCCACGCTCGAGATACTCTTTCTGAGTTTCCTCAATTCGCTGAAGACCACCGATACCAGACCCCACAATGACGCCGAAACGGTCAGCATTGAGCTCGCTAATTTCGAGACCCGAGTCCTTCCACGCCTGAACACCAGCTGCAATACCATAGTGGATAAAGGTATCCATCTGACGTGCTTCTTTGGCTGGCAGGTAGGTCGTGACGTCGAAGTCTTTGACCTCTCCCGCTATGTGAGAATTCAATTCAGACGGATCGAATCGAGTGATTCTTCCAATGCCACTACGCCCGTTGACTACGTTGTCCCAAGCGGTGGCAATATCATTGCCCACGGGGCTCACAATGCCCAAGCCAGTGATCACTACTCGTCTTTTCAAGAGTCGCTCCTGATATTTGACAACAAAAGCGGCCGAGTTCGCTAACAGAAACGGTCAGACAAACAGTCTGCCCGCCCGCTACTAGCTTTCCCGACCGCCGAGGTCGCGTGCAGCGAAGCACGCAACCAGCAAACTTAACCGAAACTGCTTCGGTTCAATTACTTCGAGTTCGATTCGATGTAATCGATGGCTTGCTTGACCGTGGTGATCTTTTCGGCTTCCTCGTCGGGAATCTCGGTCTCGAACTCGTCCTCTAGCGCCATCACCAGTTCGACCATGTCGAGTGAGTCCGCGCCGAGGTCGTCAAGAAATGAGGATTCGTTCTTGATCTCGGCTTCATTAACGCCAAGTTGTTCAGCGACGATTTTCTTGACGCGCTGTTCGATGCTTTCCATTCAAATCTCCAGTGGGGAAAAAATCTTCTGAATTATAGCCAAGCGTAGCCCAAAACGGGTTTACGACATGTACATGCCACCATTTACGTGCAAAGTGGTACCCGTAATGTACTCTGCCTGATCTGATGCCAGAAATGCTACTGCAAAGGCGATGTCCGCTGGTGCGCCCAGCCGTCCGAGCGGAATCTGACCCAACAAGCCTGAGGTCTGCTCAGCAGACAGTGCGCGGGTCATATCAGTTTCAATAAAACCAGGTGCCACGCAGTTGACTGTGATATTGCGACTCCCAAGCTCTCTAGCTAGCGCCCGCGTCATGCCAGCAACACCGGCTTTGGCTGCGGCATAGTTGGCTTGCCCGGCATTGCCGCTTGACCCAACCACGGAAGTGACGTTAATGATTCGTCCGCTACGGGCCTTCATCATGGGTTTGATCACAGCACGGCACAACTGAAACACACTGGTCAGATTAGTCTGCAAAACAGCATCCCAATCCTCATCTTTCATGCGCATGGCCAACGTATCCCGGGTGATGCCGGCATTGTTGACCAGAATATGGGGACCACCCTCTTTGGCAAGCTCATCGACTACCGCTGCGATGCGCTGTGGTTCATTGACATCGAGCACAATGCCGCGGCCCGCAAATTCTGCGAGTGCCTCTGAGATACCTTGCGCGCCGCCGTCGCTAGTTGCTGTACCAATCACTCTGGCACCTCGGCTGGCCAATTCATGTGCGATTGCTTTGCCAATACCTCGGCTCGCACCGGTGACCAACGCTATTTTGTCTTTCAGATCCATGTTGCTATTCCGTGTGGCAGTTGATTTCGTTGGAAGCGATTGAACTCAAGTCCATTAACCAGTCTTCAGGGTATCAAGCGCAGCTTGCATGGAACCCGGATCAGTAACAGAAATACCGGTTAATTCGGGTGAGATACGTTTGACCAAGCCACTGAGAACCTTGCCTGGGCCGCACTCCACCACGTGCGTGACGCCCAGACTGGCCATCGCTTCAATGGTTTGCACCCAGCGTACCGGATGCCAAGCTTGGTCTACCAACGCTTGACGAATCGCAGCGGACTCGTGATGCACCTGTACGTCAACATTGTGGATGACCGGCACACTGGGTGCTCGCAGTTCAATCTTGGCCAATGCTTCCGATAGCACAGTAGCCGCTGGCTTAAGGAGACTTGAGTGAAACGGCGCCGAAACTGGCAACAGCACAGCTCTTTTGGCGCCTGCAGCCTTGGCGTTTTCCATCGCCCGCTCAACTGCCGCCTTATGACCAGCGATGACCACTTGGGCTGGCGCATTGAAATTGACCGCTTCGACTACCTCATTTTGCTCTGCCTGCTGGCATGCCGCGATGACGGCATCATCTTCAAGCCCCAAAATCGCGGCCATGGCACCCGTGCCGACGGGCACTGCAGCCTGCATGGCGTCAGCCCGTATACGCACCAAGCGAACAGCGTCTGCCAAATCAAGCGCGCCAGCCGCCGTTAACGCAGCATACTCACCCAGACTATGCCCAGCCATCACCACAGGCTCAGGGCCACCCGCTGCCCGCCAAGCGGCCAAGATTGCCAGCGAAGCAGTCAACATGGCAGGTTGAGTGTTGGTCGTCAGATTAAGCTGCTCTGCAGGCCCCTGAGCAATCAATGCACCCAACTCTTCACCAAGCGCAGCATTGGCCTCGTCAACCACCGTCTGAACAGCCGTATTGTCTGACCAGGCATCTAGCATTCCTACGGTCTGAGACCCTTGGCCTGGGAACACAAACGCAAACTTCATTCTTGTTTCACCTATATCAAATAAATCGGGAGGCACATCAGTCAGGCAAGCATTGAGCTAGTCGATATGACAGGCTCACATA
Protein-coding sequences here:
- the rpoE gene encoding RNA polymerase sigma factor RpoE, whose translation is MSEREADAQLVARVQQGDKQAFDLLVVKYQRKIQRLLSRMLRDQSDIDDVMQEAFIKAYRALPQFRGESAFYTWLYRIAINTARNWITSQGRRPSSPSLNQTDDGETFDEIDNLTDNNTPESVLASHEIANTVNAVIEQLPVELRTAIVLREIDGLSYEEIAETMDCPIGTVRSRIFRAREAIAAKLRPMLDTHGDRRW
- the fabF gene encoding beta-ketoacyl-ACP synthase II; translated protein: MKRRVVITGLGIVSPVGNDIATAWDNVVNGRSGIGRITRFDPSELNSHIAGEVKDFDVTTYLPAKEARQMDTFIHYGIAAGVQAWKDSGLEISELNADRFGVIVGSGIGGLQRIEETQKEYLERGARRISPFFVPASLINLVSGQLSIMLGLKGPSYAVVSACTTGLHSIGDAGRLIEYGDADVMLAGGTESTVTPLGVGGFAAMRALSTRNDDPKTASRPWDVDRDGFVLGEGAGVMVLEEYEHAKKRGAKIYGELAGYGMSSDAHHITAPDQDGPRRGMLAALRNGGINPDSVNYVNAHGTSTPLGDKNETLALKLAFGEHAKKLVVNSTKSMTGHLLGAAGGIEAVFTTLAVHHQVSPPTINIFNQDPECDLDYCANEARPMQIEVALSNSFGFGGTNGSMVVRRV
- the acpP gene encoding acyl carrier protein, whose translation is MESIEQRVKKIVAEQLGVNEAEIKNESSFLDDLGADSLDMVELVMALEDEFETEIPDEEAEKITTVKQAIDYIESNSK
- the fabG gene encoding 3-oxoacyl-ACP reductase FabG encodes the protein MDLKDKIALVTGASRGIGKAIAHELASRGARVIGTATSDGGAQGISEALAEFAGRGIVLDVNEPQRIAAVVDELAKEGGPHILVNNAGITRDTLAMRMKDEDWDAVLQTNLTSVFQLCRAVIKPMMKARSGRIINVTSVVGSSGNAGQANYAAAKAGVAGMTRALARELGSRNITVNCVAPGFIETDMTRALSAEQTSGLLGQIPLGRLGAPADIAFAVAFLASDQAEYITGTTLHVNGGMYMS
- the fabD gene encoding ACP S-malonyltransferase, translating into MKFAFVFPGQGSQTVGMLDAWSDNTAVQTVVDEANAALGEELGALIAQGPAEQLNLTTNTQPAMLTASLAILAAWRAAGGPEPVVMAGHSLGEYAALTAAGALDLADAVRLVRIRADAMQAAVPVGTGAMAAILGLEDDAVIAACQQAEQNEVVEAVNFNAPAQVVIAGHKAAVERAMENAKAAGAKRAVLLPVSAPFHSSLLKPAATVLSEALAKIELRAPSVPVIHNVDVQVHHESAAIRQALVDQAWHPVRWVQTIEAMASLGVTHVVECGPGKVLSGLVKRISPELTGISVTDPGSMQAALDTLKTG